From the Bacillus sp. SM2101 genome, one window contains:
- a CDS encoding ATP-binding cassette domain-containing protein, protein MIEVKNVSKLFKENKKTITAVKDVSFSISKGEIVGLLGENGAGKTTLLRMISTIMEPTDGSIKINGIDISKKTMGIKQQIGVLFGSETGLYDRLSARENLAYFASLYGISKHETNVRIDQLAVRFGMKDYIDRKVGGYSKGMRQKVAIARTLIHDPDIILFDEPTTGLDITSANMFRELVHQLRKEGKTIIFSSHIMEEVKMLCQSIIMIHKGELVYQGAIDELYKQEESDDLNYIFMSRLVRGA, encoded by the coding sequence ATGATCGAAGTGAAAAACGTATCCAAACTATTTAAGGAAAATAAGAAGACGATTACGGCTGTAAAGGATGTTTCTTTTTCAATTTCAAAGGGTGAGATCGTTGGTCTATTAGGAGAAAATGGCGCTGGGAAAACAACTTTGTTAAGAATGATATCAACAATTATGGAGCCTACAGATGGATCTATTAAGATTAACGGTATTGATATATCCAAGAAAACAATGGGTATAAAGCAGCAAATCGGCGTTTTATTCGGCAGTGAAACTGGGTTGTATGATCGCCTTTCAGCAAGAGAAAATTTAGCTTATTTCGCTTCACTTTACGGTATTAGTAAGCACGAAACGAATGTCCGTATAGATCAATTAGCTGTGCGTTTTGGTATGAAGGATTATATCGACAGAAAAGTTGGAGGATACTCTAAAGGAATGCGCCAAAAGGTAGCAATTGCTAGAACACTCATTCATGATCCTGACATTATTTTATTTGATGAACCTACTACAGGCCTTGATATTACGTCAGCTAATATGTTTCGTGAATTAGTTCATCAGCTACGTAAAGAAGGTAAAACAATTATTTTCTCTAGCCACATTATGGAAGAGGTTAAAATGTTATGTCAGTCCATTATTATGATTCATAAAGGTGAGCTCGTATATCAAGGTGCTATTGATGAACTTTATAAACAAGAAGAAAGTGATGATTTAAACTATATATTCATGTCAAGATTAGTGAGAGGTGCTTAA